The Pedobacter ginsengisoli region TAGAAAAGAGTTTTTTGGTAAGTTGATAACGGCCTTTGCCAACGCACCATTAACTATTGTGGCGGCTACCAATCCCAATATTTTTGAACAGTGGCCCGAAAATTTTATTGTTAACAGCTTTGTACCACAGGCCGAGCTGATGCCAAAAATGGATGCTGTGATCTGTCATGGAGGTTTTAATACCGTTAATGACACTTTCATTAATGGCCTGCCGATGTTAATTACTCCAATTGCCTATGATCATTTCCATACAGCTAAACTCATTGAAAATGCCGGCTGCGGCATCAAAATCCGTTATAAGAGGTTGCGTATTGAGGACATGAAAAAGGCAGTATTTGAGTTGTTGGAAAATCCGGTATACAGAAACGCCTCATTGAGAATTAAAGAGACATTTATTGCTGCCGGGGGGAATGACAGAGCAGTGCAGCTATTAGAAGAATTTGTATGAAAAGGAAACTTCTATTTGCCGAAAGAATGCTTCATGGAAATGGAGACGCACCCTTTAATGCCGTAATCCCTATAAAGTTAAGGGGTAGTTTTGAAGAGAGTAACCTGTGCCATGCATTACAGCAGCTTCAGGCAAAACACCCTTTTTTAAATGCTTTTGTTAAGGATGATGAGCAATCAATGCCCTGGTTTGTAGTTAATGACAGAATTAAACTTAAAATTCCACTAAGAATTGTTACCCGAACCACCGATGATGACTGGAAAACAGAGTCAATGAAGGAGTGGTCTATAGTATTTGATACGAGATCTGGTCCCTTAATGAGATTAGTATGGATAAAAGGCGAAGAATTTTCTGAGTTTATAATGGTTATTCATCACTGTCTTTGTGATGGAGGATCAGCTATGGCAATTTTAGCTGAACTATTGCTCCTTATTGATGATGGTTCTGTTGAGATAGGTAAGGAAGATCCCATTTTAAGAATCGAGGATATTATACCAGGTTCAATTCTTAATAACAGAAAAAAGATCATTAAAGCTAAATTAATTGGTGGTGTAGCAAATTTGTTTTTATGGCTAGTTCCGGTTAAGAAAAAACTGATTGACCGGAAACGTGATTATATGATTCACTGGAAGCTCGAAAAGGAATTGAGTGATCGGTTAATTCGGAAATGCAAATCAGAGGGTGTTACTGTTAACACTGCCTTATGTGTAGCAGTGTTAAATGCTTTTAAAGAAGTTCGTAAGGAAAACTTTCATAATAAAATTTCGCTTCCTGTCGATATCCGCAGGTTTGCACCAAAAATAAAGCGCGATAACATCTTCGCATTTGGTTTAATGCTGGTCGTTTCTGCAGATAAGAACCTTGACTTTTTTGCTGATGCCAAAAGAATGCAGGAGGATATTGATGCCAAAACCGCAAAGCTGGATCCGTATGAAACGATTATGATGATGGAGGAGTCTCATTCATCATTAAAGAACTTCACTAATTTTTTGAAATATGGTAAATCAAGTAACGATTGCATGTTTTCTAATCTTGGTAGAGTGGATATTCCTTATCTGTACAAAAAATTTGCTGTAGAAACTATTTTTAGTCCTTCAGTAATAGGGCCGCTGGGTAATACAACAACACTTGTTACCTCTACTTATCTTGGGCAAATGGACTTTACATTTATCGCCAGCGAAGGATTTATTCCTTATGCTGAAGCGCAGGCTATTAAAGAAAAAATGATGGAAATACTGAATAAACTATGAGAAGGCGTCTGATCATGGGAGAAAGAATCATGTATGTAGATTCCGCTACTCCGTTAAACTGTGTGTTTGCCGTAACTATTCGCGGTAACTTTTCGCTTGAACGGTTACGAAATGCATTGCATAAAGTACAGCAAAAGCACCCTTTATTACGAGCGAGTATAAAGGAAGATGCTGCGGGGGTTCCTTATTTTGTTTCAAGTAATAAGCTTTCTGAAATTCCAATCAGGATTGGAGAAAGAGTTAGTGATGAAGATTGGAAAGTACAATCTAAACTAGAATGGAATAAACTCTTTAACGGGAAAAGTAGCCCCCTTGCAAGAGTAGTTTGGTTAAAAGATGCCGAAGTTTCTGACTTAATGCTTATTTGTCCGCATTGTGTTTGTGATGGGGCTACCTTTGTAGCTTTGATGAGCGAAATACTGGAGTTATTGGATAACCCGGAAAAGGAACTGATCAGTTATTTGCCATTTAATTCTATGGAAGGGTTGCTTTCACAATCATTTAAAGTAAGTAAAGCAAAAGCTTTAAAAGCGAGTTTTTTTTCAGTTGTTGCTAAACTGTTTTTTCTTTTTAAATCTACAAAAGGTAGCAATCCTACAGGCCAGAATTATTTGTTGCATTGGAAATTAGATGCAGAAAAAACTGCCATGTTAACTGCCGAATGCAAAGCTGCGGGGGTAAGTGTGTATGCTGCATTATGCGTGGTTTTATTAAAAGCATTTCAATCCATAAAAGGAAGCAAGGCACATGGCAAGGTTATCTGCCCGGTAGACGTAAGAAAGTTTGTTGCTGAAATAAAGGTAGATCATATGTTTGCTTTTGCGCCCATTGCTGAACTATCCGTGAGTGATAAGCCAGATGGTTTTTGGGATAAAGCGAAAAAAGTAAAAGAGGATCTGAATACAAAGATTGCGGCAATGAATGTTCATGAATTATTACTTATGAGCGAATATTTTCATGGGTCAGTAAAAAAGATGGTAAAGTATTTACAAACCACACAGGGTACCCATGATGTTACCTTTTCCAATATGGGTCGGTTGGGGATTTCTGAAACATATGAATCCTTTCAGGTCGAGACAATATATAGCCCAACAGTTGGTTTCCCTTGGAGAAATCCCAACACCATTGTTGTAAGTACCTTTAAAGGAGAAATGGACTTCACATTTTGTTCGAATGATTCTTTTTTACCCGAAGGTGAAGCAATAGAAATTAAAAATAAAGTGCTGGAACTATTACAGCAAGAGTTGATGATGAATTATGCTTGAAAATTTAAAAAGTGATGATGCGGTATTAAAGAAGCTTGTTCAAAGAAATCTGCCCCTTTATTTTATTCCCAATGTTATAGCTAATACTATTATCCCTTATTTCAGCTTTAAAAATCTCAATGCAGTTCATTTATTTAAAGGTGAGTATTGTATTGCAAGGTTTTTGTTGCCCATGGCCCTATTGTTGCCGTTTATAATCACTTTTGATATTTTAAAAAAAACAATAGCACTTTCTGAAGATGGAAAAACAGGATTTGTACTGCCCCATAATTTTACTAAAAATAAGTTCATGTTTAAGATGGCAGGTATTAATGGTATAGGTACTTCATCAGTTATTTTAGTACTTATGATCCTGCTTCAATTTAGTATTCCAAAAGATTACAGTTTTAATGGCGAATTGCTATCTGTTCTTTTGGGGCTTTTAGCTGGTACATTCTCTATAGTCTTTACACTCTGGCCTATTAAAAAGATTAAGGAGCTAAAAGGCATTTAATAAGCTTTCATTGTAACAGCTTAACAGCTAACAATCATTCTTTGTCAGAAATAAATTAAAAGCTGTATTTTTGCAAGAAAAAAGCAATTGGGAACTTTACTGGATCAGGGAATAAAAGGGTATAAAAATTACGGAACACACCTTAAGGAGAAATACAAGGGGCAACGTGTGTTTAAAGTAATAGTTGATGGTGGTTTTACTTGTCCTAATCGAGATGGCAGTAAAGGCTATGGAGGCTGTACTTATTGCAATGTAGACTCTTTTACTCCTGAGCTTTCAAGAAAGCTACCAACCATAAGGGAGCAGTTAGAGCAGGGAATGGAAAGAGGCAAGAGCTTTTATAAAGCTGATAAGTTTATTGTTTATTTCCAGCCTAATACCAATACTTATGCCCCGGTACATTATTTAAAGATGATGTACGATGAAGCATTATCTATAAATCCAGAAGATGTTGTAGGCTTTTCGGTAGGTACCAGACCAGATTGTATTGATGCAGAAAAGATTGCTTTACTGGAAAGCTATGCTGATCGCTTTGACGTAGACTTGGAGATGGGTATGGAGTCTATATACGACGAAACACTCAACCAGATCAATAGAGGATGCAGTCATGGAGAATTTGTTGAGGCAGTTAAACTGCTCGAAAATAGTAAGCTTGATCTATGTGTACATACCATTTTTGGATTTCCATGGGAAACTGAGGAAATGATGCTGGGATACATTCATGAAATTAACCGTTTTCCTCAAATAAAATTTGTGAAATTTCATCACCTTCATATAGTCGAAGGATCAATTATGGGCGCAAAATATAAAAAGAACCCATTTAAGTTATTCTCATTAGAAGAATATACCGACCTGCTTTGTAAATTAATTCCATTATTAAGACCTGATATCATTATTCAACGCCTATTCGGAATATCAGATTGGGATTTGTTGATTGCGCCTAACTGGGGCTTAAATAAATCTGCCATTCAAACCTACATAGATAAGGAAATTGAGCGCAGAGGTGTAGTACAAGGATCAGAATACATACCTAAATAGATTACCACAAAATTTTATGAACAATTTTATTACTTTGAAACTTAAGGTCACCTTAGTTTTATTTATTTCTGTACTCTCAGCGTTTGCGCAGCAGAAAGATCCGGTATATGTTATTATACCTCAGCCGGTAAAGCTTATTCCTGCTGCCGGTAATTTCCAATGGAGCAATTTAACTAAGGTTGTTTTAACTGGTAGTGATAAAAGTCTGGCACCGGCCTTAAGTGAATTAAAATCTATATCTAAATCAGTGAAGTCAAAAAAACAGGTTGCAAATACAGTAACCTTAACTATTGATGCTTCAATATCTGCAGCCGAAGGCTATAAACTCTCTGTGAAAAAGAATGCCATTACAATTAAGTCCGCCTCCAAAGAGGGTGCATTCTGGGCAATTGCAACATTAAAACAACTATTGGGGACAAACACATTTGTTCCATGCGTTGATATAGAAGATGCTCCCCGTTTTTCATGGCGAGGTATTCATCTTGATGTATCACGTCATTTCTTTGACCTGGCTTACCTTAAAACAATGATCAACAGAATGTCTTATTATAAATTTAATAAGTTTCATTTGCATTTAACAGATGATCAGGGTTGGAGAATTGAGATCAAAAAATATCCTGAACTAACATCTAAAGGTGCATGGAGAGAGATGAATGGACAGGATTCAAGCTGTATTGCGCTTTCTAAAACAAATCCTGATTATGCTATTCCTGAAAAGCATTTCAAAATGATCAACGGTAAAAGAATGTACGGAGGCTTTTATACTCAGGAAGAGATGCGTGGGTTAATTGCATATGCAGATTCAAAAGGGATAGAAATTATTCCCGAAATTGATATGCCGGGCCATATGATGGCTGCAACCAACCTTATGCCTTGGTTAACTTCGCATGGCAAGGGTGGGCAGGCAAAAGATTTCTCTGAACCCTTGTGCCCATGTAAAGAAACAACTTTTGAATTTGCGGAAAATGTATTTACTGAGATAGCAGCATTATTTCCGAGCAAATACATACATCTGGGAGCAGATGAAGTTGAAAAGAGCAGCTGGAAAAATGTACCCGAATGTGATGAGGTGATGAAGAAGGAAGGATTGAAAAGTGTGGATGAGCTACAAAGTTATTTTGTGCGTAGAATGGAAAGGTTTTTTAATAGTAAAGGTAAAAAGCTAATTGGTTGGGATGAGATTCTTGATGGTGGTGTATCCCCAACTGCTACCATGATGTATTGGAGAACCTGGGTGCCTACTGCACCTAAACATGCTGCTGAAAAAGGAAATGAAGTGATAATGACTCCTGGTGAGTTTTGTTATTTTGATGCTCAGCAAGATGGTGGTTCATTGCAAAAGGTATATTCTTTTGATCCGTATAAATTTAACATCTCAGAAAATGAGCGAAAATTTATAATAGGTGTGCAAGCCAATATATGGACAGAATATATCCCTTCTGAAAGAAGATTAGAATATATGGTGTTCCCAAGAATGCTGGCAATGGCTGAAGTAGCATGGTATAAGGGAGGGGTTGATTGGAATAATTTTGAGCAACGTGTACAAAAGCACTATTCATTGCTCGATGCAATGAATGTAAATTACAGGCTTCCGGATCTCGACGGATTCACTACTCAAAGTGTATTTGTTGATAAAGGTAGATTACATATAAATAAACCGCTTGCAGGTTTAACAATAAGGTATACTACAGATGGAACCTTGCCTACTATTCAGTCGAAAATCTTTACCGGAGATTTAACTATAACTAAGCCTGTTCAATTTAAGATAGCTGGTTTTAGACCAAATGGAAACAGAGGAGATATCTATACCATCAATTATGAGCATCAGGATTATATGAAATCTGTGGAATTATCATCACCTGCAAAGGGCTTAAAGTTTTCTTACTATCCACGCTTCTATAAAACAGTAAATGCAATTGATGAAAAAGACCTTGCCAGTGAAAGTATCGCTGCTGCAATAGAAATTCCGGTCGAAAAAACTGCTGGAAGCTTTGCTACCCGTCATAAAGGTTATTTTTATGCGGAAGAAACCGGGATATATTCGTTTGCATTGCGTTCAGATGATGGAAGTGTATTGAAATTAGGAGATAAAGTATTTATAGATAGCGATGGAATGCATACTTCTATTGAAAAATCTGCAGAAATTGCTCTCGAAAAGGGATATCATCCATTTGAGCTTATGTTTCTTGAAGGCGGGGGGGCTATACGTTAAAACTGCAATACAAAACCCCATCGGGTAAGCTTAAGGATGTAGATGCATCCGTGTTCTTTCATTAATATAATATTATTGCTTATCCGAAGGTTATTTTTAAATCTTCGGATAAGTTCTTTTCTCCTTCAGTCTCTTTGAAGTGATACTGGCCATGCCAGAACTTAATATGGGCAAACTACTGCTCACCACTACGGCACCTTCTTTCTTAGTTTCTTTTAACAGCGATATCTTTTTTCTTAAATATTGTTTCTGTTTGGTTTGTCTGTTGCTTTTTTCTGTGTAATTCTTGTTTTTTGCTGATTTTTATGTTTTTGTTAAAAAATAAAGGTCTTTTTTGCTACGTTGTGATAAATATTTAAAAAATTGACTGTGATTTTATTAAGTTTTAATGTTTTTTGGTGTTTATTTTGGTTATTTTTTAGTTTTTATTAGTTTTTATTTCAAAAAATGTATGAATAATTGAAAATTATATCTAGTTTTAGCAAAAAATCAGATAAAGTATAATTATAAACTAGTAAAATCTAACAATTATGGCAAAAGTTTTATTTAAACAGTGGGGTCCATTTGCAGTTTTAATGATAATTGCAGTTATGGCTCTTTTTATTCCCTTACTTCCTAACTTTGATGAGGGAAAATACAGCGCACCTGATATCGCATTTGTATTAATAGCCGCCGCGCTTGTATTTTTGATGACTCCAGGACTAGCTTTCTTTTACGGAGGTATGGTGCATCGTAAAAATGTTCTATCTACTATGATTAAAAGTGTGGTTGCCGCAGGGGTAATTACTGTACTTTGGATAGTCGTTGGCTTTAGTCTTGCTTTTGGAGATACGATCGGTGGATTTATTGGTAATCCAACCACCTATTTATTCTTCCAGGGAGTAAATTCAGGCCCGGCATGGGGGACAATTCCGCTTTCATTATTTGCTGTGTTCCAATTGATGTTCGCTATCATTACTCCAGGGTTAGTTGTTGGAGCTGTTGCTGAGCGTATTCGTTTTACATCTTACATCTTATTTATTGTATTATTCGCCCTGTTTGTTTATTCTCCTTTAGCACACTGGACATGGTCTCCTGATGGTTTCCTTTTAAAAATGGGTGTGCTTGATTTTGCTGGTGGTACTGTTGTACATATCTCTGCAGGTATGGCTGCTTTGGCAGGGGCATTGGTTTTAAAACGCAGAAAATCTCATATCGAGCATCAGGAAGTTCCGCCTGCTAATATTCCTTATGTACTAATTGGTACAGGTTTACTTTGGTTCGGTTGGTTTGGCTTTAATGCAGGTTCTGCTTTGGGCGCTAATGCTTTAGCGGTTTCGGCTTTCTTAACTACTAATACTGCTGCTGGTGCTGCTGGTTTAGCCTGGATGTTCTTTGATGTTGCAAGAGGTAAAAAACCTTCAGTTTTAGGTTTCTGTATAGGTGCTGTAGTAGGTTTGGTTGCCATCACACCAGGTGCTGGTTTTGTAAGTATCCCTTCAAGTATCTTTATTGGTGCAATCGCAGCCGTTATTTCTAATCTTGTTGTTTCATGGAAACAGAAAACAAGTTTAGATGATACTCTTGATGTATTCCCTTGCCATGGTGTAGGTGGTATTGTTGGTATGCTTTTAACCGGAGTGTTTGCTACTAAAACTGTAAACAGTGCTGGTGCCGACGGTTTATTTTATGGAAATCCTGAGTTCTTCTTTACTCAGCTTAAAGGAGCCGTAATTGTAATCATTTTCAGCTTTGTATTGTCTTTCATCATCTTTAAACTTATCAACGTTGTACAGCCAATCCGTGTTACTTCAGAAGAAGAAGAAGAAGGATTAGATGCTTCTCAGCACAACGAGAAATATTCTCAAGGTACTTTGATCGTTGCTTCAACCGGCGCCGAAATAGAAAATACATTTTAACTAACCTAAACTATCTGAATTATCAACCTCAAACCGAAAATTATGAAATTGAAATCAATACTAACCATCACGCTATTATCTGTTGTTTCAGCTACCTATGCTCAGGAAGCCACTGAAGCTCCTTTACAAATTTCGGGTTCAGTTGATACTTATTATAAATACGATTTTTCAAAAGTGTCGAACATCCCAACAAGCTTTGCTCCTGACCAGAACTCAGTTTCAATTGGGATGATTGATTTGGCCTTGAAAAAAACCACAGGGAAGGCCTCTTTTGTGGGGGAATTATCTTTTGGTCCAAGAGGTCAGGGAGGCTCATTAGTGCCGGAAGGAACGGAATCATTTCATATTCAAAACTTGTATGTTAATTATGCTTTTACTGATAAATTTACCATGACAGCAGGTTTTATGGGTACTTTTATAGGATATGAGGTGATTTCTCCTGCGGCCAACTTTAACTACTCTACATCTTACTTATTTACCAATGGTCCGTTCCAGAATGCTGGTATTAAAGCCACTTATGCTTTCTCGCCAAAAGTTAGCTTAATGGTAGGTGCATTTAATGACGCATGGAATAATTATGCTGCAAGTCCTAAATTTGGTGTTTCAACATTAGGCGCGCAATTAATGGTTGCTCCTGTTGAAGGATGGACAGCTTACATCAATCTTGCAACTGGTTACGTTTCAGGGACTGAGATCGATTTAACTACTGCTTATCAGGTTACTGATAAATTTAAATTGGGGTTAAACGCGGCAGATTGGTCTGCCGGACAAGGTCTTAAAGATACAGGTTTTACAGGTGCTGCTTTATATCCTCAATATGCATTCTCGCCAGCGGTAGCGCTGGGTTTAAGAGGAGAGTATTTTAAAGCAAAAAAGAATGGTGGCGTAGCTGCTGGCCCTGATGCGGGAGAGAGTGTTGTTGGTGTAACTTTATCTGGAAATTTAAAAGCCGGAGGTTTAACTTTTATACCTGAAGTAAGACTTGATAATGGTTCTACTGCTAAATTCCTTAAAGAAAGTGGCGCACTTACAAAATCAGCAACTCAGGTTTCTCTGGCTGCTGTTTATGCATTCTAAAAAATACTAACTTATTTTTTAATTTAGGGCTGTCGGAAAATGCTTCCGACAGCCCTTTTTACAACATAACTTATGAAACTATCTTTTCTGTTTTCTTTATTGTTGCTCACGCTCAACTCATTTTCTCAAAACAAGGTTTTGCCAATGGATGAGCACGGTAAATACACTTTTTTGGAGATAACAGAGCTTAAATCTGTGCCAAAAGATATCATGTCGGCCAATGCAAAACGTTTCTTTAAAACAAATTCAAAAATTATAAAACTAAAGTCTGCGCTAAAGGACACTGCTTTTTATGGCACAGGGAAACTGATAATTCAAAAAGGAATAGCAGGTATCGGACATCCCTCCGGAGAAGCGGCTTATACAATTGCTATTGAGTTGCGAAACGGTAAGTACCGGTTTATTTTAAGTGATTTTGTGGTTACTCCTTATGAGCGCGATAGGTACGGTAATTTTGTACCCATTTCTGTAAAAACAGCACTAGAGAAATCGCCAGGTAAGCTTAACCGTTCCGAGTGGGAAAATAACATGAATGCTATCGTAACAGAGTCAAACAAAATTGCCGCTAAGCTCAAAGTTATAATGAGCAATACCCAGACTGAACCTAAGCAGGAAGTGAAACAACCCGCTACGGTTTCAAGAACAGAATGGTAGCTTAATGTACCATTTTGTCGGCACAGGTAGAACTGGCAAAAGCTTCCGGTTTTGCTTTAAAAATAAAGCCCATACTTAATATATAGCCCATGGCCTCGTTTAAGGCTTTGTTTGATTTAAACATCGGGTTAGTATTAATGTCAGCATGTACTTCCAGGTCTACATCATAAAGATCCAAAAGATCACAGATTGAGTAGGCAGTTTCAATAGATTTTTGAACTTCAATAAGCATTCTTTCTTTTATGCTCATTCTTTGAGGGGTTTTCTCCTGATGGATATACATAAAACCCCCATGATGCTCTCTTAATAACACTATTACAGTTGCAAAGTCAGTTAAAGCTCCTTTAACCTGAGAATCTGTACCAATGCAGACTTTAAGGTGATAGCCTTTTTCAGTTTCTCTGATAATGGCCTTTTCTACTTCTTCTAAGATGGGTGCATGGATTACCTCACCACTAAATTTTTTCCAGATCATACGCTAATTGGTGTTATTATTAACAACCCGTATTCAGGTTTCCTAAAAATAAGAGGATTAAATTAAAATGAGGTTAATTTTTTATTGTTTAATTGCTAACAATTGTCTAGTTGTCAACAGTTTAGTTTTTGATTTTGTTGTAGGTTTTAGTGTTTTTAAAATATGCTGGTTATAATATAGTAAATAGAATATTCGTTAAAACAAAACAGCGCTATATGTGATTATATAATATAAATGTACCAATAATAAATTAATCAGATTATAATCATTATGAAGACAGAATTGATAAATGAGTTTTATTTGATGCAACGAAGCAGGGCATCTGTAGATTATAATGAAATGCTTGATGATAGCGTGTATACCCCCATAAGGCGTGTAAATAAGAAAATGACAACATGGATTTGTGAAAGAGGGCACATGCTTATGGATCTTGAGGTTCGGCTAAACAGTTCAATGAAACACTTAAGAAAGAAGTATCTGAAGTTTTAATGCCTTAATTCAGCTATCTTTGCGCCATGATGGTAGAAAAGGTACTGGAAAATCTAAAAATAGCTTCGCTAAATGAAATGCAGAAGGCAGCAGTTGCTGCATCTGAAAAAGGTGGTGATGTAGTTTTACTGGCTCCAACAGGTTCAGGTAAAACAATTGGATTTTTATTGCCCGTTCTAAATAATTTAAATGTCAACATTAAAGGAGTGCAGGCCTTAGTACTTGTGCCTTCCCGTGAGCTTGCATTACAAATTGAGAATGTTTTTAGGCAGATGGCAACTGGTTTTAAGGTGAATTGTTGCTATGGTGGCCACCCGGTTAGAACTGAGCGAAATAATCTGGAACAACCTCCTGCACTACTAATAGGTACCCCGGGTCGGATAGCATACCATCTTCGCCACGAAAACTTTGATGAATCAACAGTAACCACTTTGGTATTGGATGAATTTGATAAAGCCCTTGAGTTTGGTTTTCAGGACGACATGTCATATATCATACGCAGGCTACTTTCATTAAAGCAGCGTTTACTTACGTCGGCTTCGGCGATGGATGAAATTCCGGAATTTACAGGTCTGAGTAGCCAGAAAGAGATTAATTTTTTAAACGATGTAAAAGTTTCTCCTGATTTAAAGCTTAAAAAAGTACTTACCACTGCCGAAGATAAACTAGATACCCTGTTAAAACTGATCTGTAAAATCGGCAATAAGAATACTTTGATTTTTTGTAATCACAGAGAAACTGTTGATCGTATTAGCGATTTGTTGATTGACAAAGATTTAGCCCACGATATATTTCATGGAGGAATAGAACAGGATGAAAGGGAGAGGGCCTTATTAAAGTTCAGAAACGGCAGCATAAAAATTCTTATCACAACTGATCTTGCTTCAAGGGGATTAGATATTCCCGAAGTGCACTGCATTATTCATTATCAATTACCATATACCGAAGATGCGTTTTTGCACCGCAATGGTCGTACTGCAAGGATGAACGCAAAGGGCACCGCATATCTTATTATTGCGGATGATGAAAAATATCCGTTTTTAAAGGCCGAAATAGAAACCGAAAATCTGAAGGGTAGTTTTGTATTACCTGCTGATAGCGACTGGCAAACCTTATATATTGCCGCCGGCAAAAAGGATAAGGTAAATAAAATTGATATTGTGGGCTTACTCCTTAAAAAAGGCGGCCTGCAAAAAGAAGATGTAGGGTTAATTGAAGTTAAAGATCAGTCATCTTATGTTGCTGTGAAACGCAATATGGTTAACAGAATCCTTAAGTCCTTGTCAAATGAGAAGATTAAAGGGCGAAAGGTTAAGATTGAAATTGCAATGTAATTTATTATATAAAAACTCGATATATGAGCAATAACGATATTTTTAAAAAGCTACGTGTAGCACTTGAGCTAACTAACGACGATATTATCAAAATCCTGGAACTGGTAAACTTTAAGATCTCAAAAAGTGAATTGGGTTCGTTTTTTAGAAGCGACGACCATCCAAATTTTAAGCCATGCGGCGATCAGATCCTTCGGAATTTTTTGAATGGCTTGGTTATTTATAAGCGCGGACCAAAGCC contains the following coding sequences:
- a CDS encoding ribonuclease H-like YkuK family protein, with amino-acid sequence MIWKKFSGEVIHAPILEEVEKAIIRETEKGYHLKVCIGTDSQVKGALTDFATVIVLLREHHGGFMYIHQEKTPQRMSIKERMLIEVQKSIETAYSICDLLDLYDVDLEVHADINTNPMFKSNKALNEAMGYILSMGFIFKAKPEAFASSTCADKMVH
- a CDS encoding DUF1456 family protein codes for the protein MSNNDIFKKLRVALELTNDDIIKILELVNFKISKSELGSFFRSDDHPNFKPCGDQILRNFLNGLVIYKRGPKPVK
- a CDS encoding DEAD/DEAH box helicase, with product MMVEKVLENLKIASLNEMQKAAVAASEKGGDVVLLAPTGSGKTIGFLLPVLNNLNVNIKGVQALVLVPSRELALQIENVFRQMATGFKVNCCYGGHPVRTERNNLEQPPALLIGTPGRIAYHLRHENFDESTVTTLVLDEFDKALEFGFQDDMSYIIRRLLSLKQRLLTSASAMDEIPEFTGLSSQKEINFLNDVKVSPDLKLKKVLTTAEDKLDTLLKLICKIGNKNTLIFCNHRETVDRISDLLIDKDLAHDIFHGGIEQDERERALLKFRNGSIKILITTDLASRGLDIPEVHCIIHYQLPYTEDAFLHRNGRTARMNAKGTAYLIIADDEKYPFLKAEIETENLKGSFVLPADSDWQTLYIAAGKKDKVNKIDIVGLLLKKGGLQKEDVGLIEVKDQSSYVAVKRNMVNRILKSLSNEKIKGRKVKIEIAM